The following are encoded in a window of Castanea sativa cultivar Marrone di Chiusa Pesio chromosome 9, ASM4071231v1 genomic DNA:
- the LOC142611112 gene encoding wound-induced protein 1-like: MATPNYNDIESPIILFESIPDAKPKPEVQNRAIVEALYKALANGQIETATKLLASDLEWWFHGPPKRHHMMRVLTGESTYKEFTFEPKSITVIGDDSVIVEGWEGAHYWVHLWTLKDGLITKFREYFNTWLTVQELRPWEVRQKSATLWQSQPRDLYERSLPALMIAM, from the coding sequence ATGGCAACCCCCAATTACAACGATATTGAATCTCCAATAATATTGTTTGAGTCCATTCCAGATGCTAAGCCAAAGCCGGAAGTGCAAAACAGGGCAATTGTGGAAGCACTTTACAAGGCATTGGCAAATGGTCAAATTGAGACTGCGACTAAGCTCCTAGCTAGTGACCTCGAATGGTGGTTCCATGGACCTCCAAAACGCCACCACATGATGCGTGTGCTCACCGGGGAATCAACCTACAAAGAGTTCACTTTTGAGCCTAAGAGTATCACTGTTATTGGTGATGATAGTGTGATTGTTGAGGGATGGGAAGGAGCACATTACTGGGTTCACTTGTGGACTCTAAAAGATGGTctaattacaaaatttagagAGTATTTTAACACATGGCTCACAGTGCAGGAACTGAGGCCATGGGAAGTTAGGCAAAAGAGTGCCACACTGTGGCAGAGCCAGCCTCGGGATCTTTATGAACGGTCTTTGCCGGCCCTTATGATTGCTATGTAG
- the LOC142608840 gene encoding putative F-box protein At3g47150, producing MAELPREIMDNIFSRLPVKLLLRFRCVSKLWCDIIDDPCLANMHRTQAGDEEPLVLLLLGFHDSTKMSSLYELEDNRGVLRPITSNKKPLLNLESKETEDGVEQYYLESFCKGLLCISSLSKVILSNPLRQDSLILPPMTLEYKSAKF from the coding sequence ATGGCGGAGCTCCCTCGTGAAATTATGGACAACATCTTTTCAAGATTGCCTGTAAAGTTACTTTTGCGATTTAGATGTGTCTCTAAGCTTTGGTGCGATATCATTGACGACCCATGTCTTGCAAACATGCATAGAACACAAGCTGGTGATGAAGAACCGCTAGTCCTACTTCTTTTAGGCTTTCATGACAGCACTAAGATGTCGAGTTTGTATGAATTGGAAGATAATCGTGGGGTTTTGAGGCCAATCACAAGCAACAAGAAGCCATTGCTGAATTTAGAGTCCAAGGAAACCGAAGATGGAGTAGAACAATACTATCTAGAGAGTTTTTGTAAGGGGTTGCTTTGCATTTCAAGCCTTTCTAAAGTGATTCTCTCTAATCCTCTAAGACAAGACAGTCTTATTCTGCCACCAATGACATTGGAATATAAGTCTGCCAAATTTTGA